Proteins encoded by one window of Clostridium perfringens:
- a CDS encoding YitT family protein, with protein MNYIKEKKELLIDNAFILIGCFIASLGVNLFLSNAKLLSGGATGIALIFQYLMGVNSGIVVLLINIPLFILSYFKLSKKFTFNSAIGMLALSLSLMITAPVSHLITLDDKLLYCVFGGAICGFGYGLVFSKGGSTGGTDIVTMIIRKKYSNFNIGSLSFVLNMCIVAVGAIFFGLETALYTLISIFVQTVLVDKVIKGIHSKQLLLIITDKEQQVINYIIEDLHRGVTSLLAEGEYTHDRKKMLYCLVTTRQMIELKNTIHYIDPNAFITIMDVSEVKGKGFKNI; from the coding sequence ATGAATTACATCAAAGAGAAAAAAGAATTACTAATTGATAATGCATTTATTCTCATAGGTTGCTTTATTGCATCTTTAGGAGTAAACCTATTTTTATCAAATGCAAAACTTCTTAGTGGTGGAGCAACAGGTATTGCACTTATCTTTCAATACTTAATGGGAGTTAACTCAGGTATTGTTGTTTTACTTATAAACATTCCATTATTTATACTTAGTTATTTTAAACTATCAAAGAAGTTTACATTTAACTCAGCTATAGGAATGCTAGCTTTATCACTTTCATTAATGATAACAGCACCAGTATCACATCTTATTACCTTAGATGATAAATTACTATACTGTGTTTTTGGTGGTGCTATCTGTGGATTTGGTTATGGTTTAGTATTTTCTAAAGGTGGATCAACTGGTGGAACAGATATAGTTACCATGATTATACGTAAAAAATATTCAAATTTTAATATAGGTTCATTAAGCTTCGTATTAAATATGTGTATCGTTGCTGTAGGAGCAATTTTCTTTGGACTAGAAACAGCGCTTTATACTCTTATATCTATATTTGTACAAACAGTTTTAGTTGATAAAGTTATTAAAGGAATACATTCAAAACAATTATTGCTTATAATAACAGATAAGGAACAACAAGTTATAAATTATATAATAGAAGATCTTCATAGAGGAGTAACTTCTCTTTTAGCTGAAGGAGAATATACTCATGACAGAAAGAAAATGCTTTACTGTCTAGTTACTACAAGACAAATGATTGAATTAAAAAATACAATACATTATATAGATCCAAATGCCTTTATAACTATAATGGACGTTTCAGAAGTTAAAGGAAAAGGCTTTAAAAATATATAA
- a CDS encoding response regulator transcription factor, whose translation MEKEKFNVLVVDDEKEIRDAIDIYLRGEGINVIKAGDGFEALEILDKEDIHLVVLDIMMPKLDGMRTCLKIRESRNIPIILLSAKSEDSDKILGLNIGADDYVTKPFNHLELVARVKSQLRRYDYPLNRENTQDLIVIKDLTIDTVNKQVSLRGENIKLTATEYKILTLLASHPGRIFSIKEIYERVWEEPFYKSENTVTVHIRRMREKIEINSKEPEYIKVVWGLGYKIDK comes from the coding sequence ATGGAAAAAGAAAAGTTTAATGTTTTAGTTGTAGATGATGAAAAAGAAATAAGAGATGCAATAGATATATATTTAAGAGGAGAAGGAATAAATGTAATAAAGGCTGGAGATGGATTTGAGGCCTTAGAGATTTTAGATAAGGAAGACATACATCTAGTGGTTTTAGATATAATGATGCCTAAGTTAGATGGAATGAGAACTTGTTTAAAAATAAGAGAAAGTAGAAATATACCAATAATATTACTATCAGCAAAATCAGAAGATAGTGATAAGATATTAGGTTTAAACATAGGGGCAGATGATTACGTTACAAAACCTTTTAATCACTTAGAACTTGTTGCAAGAGTAAAATCTCAATTAAGAAGGTATGATTATCCTTTAAATAGGGAAAATACTCAAGATTTAATAGTAATAAAAGATTTAACTATAGATACTGTAAATAAGCAGGTTTCTTTAAGAGGAGAAAATATAAAATTAACTGCAACAGAGTATAAGATATTAACACTTTTAGCATCACATCCAGGAAGAATATTTTCAATTAAGGAAATTTATGAAAGAGTTTGGGAAGAACCTTTTTATAAAAGTGAAAATACAGTAACAGTTCATATAAGAAGAATGAGAGAAAAAATAGAAATAAATTCGAAAGAACCTGAGTATATAAAGGTGGTGTGGGGACTTGGGTATAAAATTGACAAATAG
- a CDS encoding sensor histidine kinase, whose translation MGIKLTNSFSRWWKNYSLSVRSIENMFIVIFAVFIPVLYIILFGGYSFDNIAKLNSKANPDICNRVIYRDALINPHKYKECRLLAQSVDISDFLYNETNYLSKLDSLETKEQKQAFIAKLQERATSYSGVVLINKKTGEYYSNRVWFYEKPYNLSTPKEVLESLSKNDNVVFKEINSSDNYEEIYFSRGELYDSEINSIRIAFIATMTTTLLMLLLIIKKLVMIKNMGIRAYKDSWKNGYFFRFLDSLNVLITKKMFIEEFLKDKVVMFVISFTIIYILINGFMRNIEFVWKQYHYVLTDNRYLWIIPIVLVIHFIVKFIRKYDGLDTVIKGIEKVKKGDTDIEIKDNDDRQIRELADDVNDLRLGYKELVEEGIKNEKLKTELISNVSHDLKTPLTSIINYVNILQLNNIKEEERKEYIEILDKKSQTLKKLIDDLFEVSKMSSGKVELFKYNIDIIQLVYQCIAEVEDVYSEKEIEFKINGPEECMVKIDPQRMSRVFQNLTTNALKYSLEKTRVYVEIKDLENYVEISFKNISSYALDFDEKDILERFARGDESRNSTIEGSGLGLAIAKTIVELHNGKFRVECEGDLFKAFVIIPKNKDDNNEE comes from the coding sequence TTGGGTATAAAATTGACAAATAGTTTTTCAAGATGGTGGAAAAACTATAGCCTTTCAGTAAGAAGCATAGAAAATATGTTTATAGTAATATTTGCTGTGTTTATACCTGTTTTATATATTATCTTATTTGGAGGATACTCCTTTGATAATATAGCAAAATTAAATTCTAAGGCAAATCCTGATATATGTAATAGAGTTATTTATAGGGATGCATTAATAAATCCACATAAGTATAAAGAGTGTAGGTTATTAGCTCAATCTGTAGATATATCAGATTTTCTTTATAATGAGACTAACTATTTAAGCAAATTAGATAGCTTAGAGACAAAAGAACAAAAACAAGCATTTATTGCAAAGCTTCAAGAAAGGGCTACTAGTTATTCTGGTGTAGTTCTTATAAATAAGAAAACAGGAGAATATTACTCTAATAGAGTATGGTTTTATGAAAAACCTTATAATCTTTCAACGCCAAAAGAAGTTTTAGAAAGTTTATCTAAAAATGATAATGTAGTCTTTAAAGAAATAAATTCTTCAGATAATTATGAAGAAATATATTTCTCAAGAGGAGAACTTTATGATTCTGAAATAAATTCAATTAGAATTGCTTTTATAGCAACTATGACTACAACTCTTTTAATGTTACTTTTAATCATAAAAAAATTAGTTATGATTAAAAATATGGGAATAAGAGCATATAAAGACAGCTGGAAAAATGGATATTTCTTTAGATTTTTAGATAGTTTAAATGTTTTAATAACAAAGAAGATGTTTATAGAAGAATTTTTAAAAGATAAGGTTGTTATGTTTGTTATTTCATTTACTATAATATATATTCTTATAAATGGATTTATGAGAAATATAGAATTTGTATGGAAGCAATATCACTATGTTTTAACAGACAATAGATACCTATGGATAATTCCAATTGTTTTAGTTATTCATTTTATAGTAAAGTTTATAAGAAAATATGATGGATTAGATACTGTAATAAAAGGAATAGAAAAAGTTAAAAAAGGTGATACGGATATAGAGATAAAAGATAATGACGATAGACAAATAAGGGAATTAGCAGATGATGTTAATGATTTAAGATTAGGCTATAAGGAACTTGTTGAAGAAGGTATAAAGAATGAAAAGTTAAAAACTGAGCTTATATCAAATGTTTCACATGATTTAAAAACTCCATTAACATCCATAATAAATTATGTAAATATACTTCAGTTAAATAATATAAAGGAAGAGGAAAGAAAAGAATATATAGAAATACTAGATAAAAAATCTCAAACTTTAAAGAAACTTATAGATGATTTGTTTGAGGTTTCTAAGATGTCTTCAGGAAAGGTAGAATTATTTAAATACAATATAGATATAATTCAACTTGTATATCAATGTATAGCTGAAGTAGAAGATGTATATTCAGAAAAGGAAATTGAATTTAAAATAAATGGGCCAGAGGAATGCATGGTTAAAATAGATCCTCAAAGAATGTCTAGGGTATTCCAAAACCTAACTACTAATGCTTTAAAATATAGTTTAGAAAAAACTAGGGTCTATGTGGAAATAAAAGATTTAGAAAATTACGTGGAAATATCATTTAAAAATATTTCTTCCTATGCTTTAGATTTTGATGAGAAGGATATTTTAGAAAGATTTGCAAGAGGAGATGAATCAAGAAATTCAACCATAGAAGGATCTGGATTAGGATTAGCAATCGCTAAAACTATTGTAGAACTTCACAACGGAAAGTTTAGGGTTGAATGTGAAGGTGACTTATTTAAAGCCTTTGTAATAATTCCTAAAAATAAAGATGATAATAATGAAGAATAA
- a CDS encoding arsenate reductase family protein: protein MSCLFLEYPKCSTCRKAKKWLEENNIDFTDRMIVEENPTKEELKAWYDKSGVKLNKFFNTSGKLYREMNLKDKVKTASEDELLDILSSNGMLVKRPLLIKEDLVLIGFKEEEWAENLK, encoded by the coding sequence ATGAGTTGTTTATTTTTAGAATATCCTAAATGTAGTACTTGTAGAAAAGCTAAGAAATGGTTAGAAGAAAACAATATAGATTTTACAGATAGAATGATTGTGGAAGAAAATCCTACTAAAGAAGAATTAAAGGCTTGGTACGATAAGAGCGGAGTTAAATTAAATAAGTTCTTTAACACTTCAGGCAAGCTTTATAGAGAGATGAATCTTAAGGATAAAGTAAAAACAGCTAGTGAAGATGAACTTTTAGACATCTTATCAAGCAATGGTATGTTAGTAAAAAGACCTTTACTTATAAAAGAGGATTTAGTTCTTATAGGATTTAAGGAAGAAGAATGGGCTGAAAATTTAAAATAA
- a CDS encoding ribonucleoside-diphosphate reductase subunit alpha — protein MTLLERYCAWSIEELNDETGLYTEEKLMVALDNIVTSKMGEKEIIKSFIQVSLELTSQVEPRWQEIAAKLYVKNLYEEVRVNRGLEEGANPYDNFYGFIKELTDKGLYGKYILDNYSKEDIEELEKEIKRERDFLFTYSGINLLAKRYLVQDFNRLPLELPQQMFMGIAMHLAIPEKKEKRLYWAKRFYDVLSSIKATMATPTMSNARKPFYQLSSCFIDTVDDSLAGIYKSLDNFSKVSKFGGGMGIYMGKVRALGSAIRGFKGASGGIIPWIKLFNDTAIAVDQLGVRNGSVAIWLDAWHKDLPEFLQIRTNNGDDRKKAHDIFPGLCYPDLFWKLAENDIDANWYMMCPHEIKTVKGYSLEDFYGEEWEKKYYECVEDDRIEKRVMSVKDIVRLIIKSAAETGTPFAFYRDTVNKFNPNKHKGMIYSSNLCTEIMQNMSAMEIEQTEIKDENGDVVVIEKTKPGDFVVCNLSSVVLGNVDVTSDEEVEYVVETQIRAMDNVIDLNYYSVPFAEITNKKYRAVGLGTSGYHHMLVNNKIVWDSEEHLNFVDKVYERINFYAIKASLNIAKEKGSYPLFEGSDWSNGDYFELREYNSPQWKELKEEIAKYGMRNGYLFAVAPNGSTATLAGTSEGVDPVMNRFWLEEKKGSITPKVAPGLCQENFWYYVSAYNVNQEFTVRANGVRQRHIDQGQSFNLYITTDYTMRQIMNLYISACKNGVKSIYYVRSKSLSVDECESCSA, from the coding sequence ATGACACTATTAGAGAGATATTGTGCATGGTCTATAGAAGAACTGAATGATGAAACAGGATTATATACTGAAGAAAAGTTAATGGTTGCTTTAGATAATATAGTTACATCAAAAATGGGAGAAAAAGAGATAATAAAATCTTTCATACAAGTTTCGTTAGAGTTAACTTCTCAAGTAGAACCAAGATGGCAGGAAATTGCGGCGAAGTTATATGTTAAAAATTTATATGAAGAAGTAAGAGTAAATAGAGGACTAGAAGAAGGGGCAAATCCATATGATAATTTCTATGGTTTTATAAAGGAACTTACTGATAAAGGATTATACGGAAAATATATTTTAGATAATTACTCTAAGGAAGATATAGAAGAATTAGAAAAAGAAATAAAAAGAGAGAGAGACTTTTTATTTACATACAGTGGAATAAATTTATTAGCAAAAAGATATTTAGTTCAAGATTTTAATAGATTACCATTAGAACTTCCTCAACAAATGTTTATGGGAATTGCTATGCACCTTGCTATCCCTGAGAAGAAGGAAAAAAGACTTTATTGGGCAAAAAGATTTTATGATGTTTTAAGTTCTATAAAGGCTACAATGGCTACTCCAACTATGTCTAATGCTAGAAAGCCATTCTACCAATTAAGTTCATGTTTTATAGATACTGTAGATGATAGCTTAGCTGGTATATATAAATCATTAGATAATTTCTCAAAGGTTTCTAAGTTTGGTGGCGGAATGGGAATTTATATGGGTAAGGTAAGAGCCTTAGGCTCAGCCATAAGAGGTTTTAAAGGTGCATCAGGTGGAATTATACCTTGGATAAAATTATTCAATGATACAGCCATAGCTGTTGACCAATTAGGAGTTAGAAACGGATCAGTTGCTATTTGGTTAGATGCATGGCATAAAGATTTACCAGAGTTTCTTCAAATAAGAACAAACAACGGAGATGATAGAAAGAAAGCTCATGATATATTCCCAGGACTTTGTTATCCAGATTTATTCTGGAAGTTAGCAGAAAATGATATAGATGCTAACTGGTATATGATGTGTCCTCATGAAATAAAAACTGTTAAAGGATATTCTTTAGAAGATTTCTATGGGGAAGAATGGGAAAAGAAATATTATGAGTGTGTAGAAGATGATAGAATAGAAAAGAGAGTTATGAGTGTTAAGGATATTGTAAGACTTATCATAAAAAGTGCTGCAGAAACAGGAACACCATTTGCTTTCTATAGAGATACAGTAAATAAATTTAATCCTAATAAACACAAAGGAATGATATATTCATCAAATCTTTGTACTGAAATAATGCAAAACATGAGTGCTATGGAGATAGAACAAACAGAAATTAAGGACGAAAATGGTGATGTAGTAGTTATTGAAAAAACTAAGCCAGGAGACTTTGTTGTTTGTAACCTTTCTTCAGTGGTATTAGGAAATGTTGATGTTACATCAGATGAAGAAGTGGAATACGTTGTTGAAACTCAAATAAGAGCAATGGATAACGTAATAGACTTAAATTATTATTCAGTTCCATTTGCTGAAATAACAAACAAGAAATATAGAGCTGTTGGATTAGGAACATCAGGATACCATCATATGCTTGTAAATAATAAGATTGTATGGGATTCAGAGGAACACTTAAACTTTGTAGATAAAGTTTATGAGAGAATAAACTTCTATGCTATAAAAGCTAGTTTAAACATAGCAAAGGAAAAGGGAAGCTATCCATTATTTGAAGGATCCGACTGGAGTAATGGTGATTATTTTGAACTAAGAGAATATAATTCACCACAGTGGAAAGAACTAAAAGAAGAGATTGCTAAATATGGTATGAGAAATGGATACCTATTTGCGGTAGCTCCAAATGGTTCAACTGCCACTTTAGCTGGAACTTCAGAGGGGGTAGATCCTGTTATGAATAGATTCTGGTTAGAAGAGAAAAAAGGAAGCATAACTCCAAAGGTAGCACCTGGATTATGTCAAGAAAATTTCTGGTACTATGTTTCAGCTTACAATGTAAATCAAGAATTTACAGTTAGAGCAAACGGAGTAAGACAAAGACATATAGACCAAGGACAATCATTTAACCTTTATATAACTACAGATTATACTATGAGACAAATAATGAATCTTTATATTTCAGCTTGTAAAAATGGAGTTAAAAGTATTTATTATGTAAGAAGTAAATCTCTAAGTGTTGACGAATGTGAGAGTTGTTCAGCTTAG
- a CDS encoding ribonucleotide-diphosphate reductase subunit beta: MEINKRPLFNEFGDIETNKKKMINGNTTNLNDFNNMKYTWVSEWYRQAMNNFWIPEEINLAQDLKDYKKLTKEEKTAYDKILSFLIFLDSIQTANLGNINSYITASEVNLCLTIQAFQEAVHSQSYSYMLDSICSPEERNEILFQWKDDAILLQRNKFIGDLYNNFLEDSSMENFIKSVMANYILEGVYFYSGFMFFYNLERNGKMPGSAQEIRYINRDENTHLWLFRSIIKELKEEIPEVFTKELKEELREMVRTGVEHEIAWGHYVIGDNVTGINKNLIERYIKYIGNLRVKAIGLEPLFEGYNENPAPWVDYYADANQVKTDFFEAKSTAYAKAGALIDDL; encoded by the coding sequence ATGGAAATAAATAAAAGACCGCTTTTTAATGAGTTTGGAGATATTGAAACTAATAAAAAGAAAATGATAAACGGTAATACAACTAATTTAAATGACTTTAATAATATGAAATATACTTGGGTTTCAGAATGGTACAGACAAGCAATGAATAATTTCTGGATACCAGAGGAAATAAACTTAGCTCAAGACTTAAAAGATTATAAAAAGTTGACTAAGGAAGAAAAAACAGCATATGATAAAATCTTATCTTTCTTAATATTTTTAGATTCAATACAAACAGCTAACCTAGGAAATATAAATAGTTATATTACTGCTTCAGAAGTTAACTTATGTTTAACTATACAAGCTTTCCAAGAAGCGGTTCACTCACAAAGCTATAGTTATATGCTAGATAGTATTTGTTCACCAGAGGAGAGAAACGAAATATTATTCCAATGGAAGGATGATGCTATATTACTTCAAAGAAATAAATTTATAGGAGACTTATATAATAATTTCTTAGAAGATTCAAGTATGGAAAACTTTATAAAATCAGTAATGGCTAACTATATTTTAGAGGGTGTTTATTTCTATTCAGGATTTATGTTTTTCTATAATTTAGAGAGAAATGGAAAAATGCCTGGTTCAGCTCAAGAGATTAGATATATAAACAGAGATGAAAATACTCATTTATGGTTATTTAGAAGTATAATAAAAGAATTAAAAGAAGAAATACCAGAAGTATTCACTAAAGAGTTAAAAGAAGAATTAAGAGAAATGGTGAGAACTGGTGTTGAACATGAAATCGCATGGGGTCACTATGTTATAGGTGATAATGTTACTGGAATAAATAAAAATCTTATAGAAAGATATATAAAATATATAGGAAACTTAAGAGTTAAAGCTATAGGTTTAGAGCCTTTATTTGAAGGATATAATGAGAATCCAGCACCATGGGTAGATTATTATGCTGATGCAAACCAAGTAAAAACAGACTTCTTTGAGGCAAAATCAACAGCATATGCTAAAGCAGGAGCTTTAATAGACGATCTATAA